One Falsibacillus pallidus genomic window, AGAAAAGCTATATTCCAGCAAAATCGCTGTTCCTTCAGAAGAGGTGTACATATGAACCTGATCGGAATAGCTCGCAATCATCTTGAAGCCCTGCCCCAGCGAGCGTTTGCTTGAATAGCCTGATACCAGTATCGTCTTCGGGATTTCATGGAGCGGGATGCCTGATCCTTTATCTGAAACAAAAACCTGAAGCTTGTCTTCATTTTCATAGACAGCAAACCTTCCACCTGCGGCATGCTTCAATATGTTTGTGACCACTTCGGAAACAGCGATTTGAACTTTCATTGATTTCATTTCGGTTCCCCGGGCTTCCAATACCCCTTTAATCAAGGCACGGCTTTTTGGAACATCCGTGTTGCTGCTGATTGCCAACTCATCTTGTAATTCACCCAGCTTTTCTTCTAACTCTTTCTTAGAAGAATATAAAATAATTTTTCCATCCGATAAAACCCGGACCACATCCATATAGGATTCCAGGATTTTTTCTTCCAACCGGCTTCGGTAGCCCAGATGGGACGTAATATCATGGACAAAAACCACGGCTGACTGAACACCATTAGAAGTGACGTGAAGGTCCAATACCCTGTCCTGATACTGGCATATTTCGTGAACTGGCTTTCGCTGGTCAAAAGCCGACTGTACAAGCTCCATGGCGAAATCTTTCGGGAAATCCTTTTTCTCAGACTCCCATTTCCCGTTTTTAAAATGAATAAAATAGGATTCTCCTATACTAGAATACGTATCCTCTTTCAGGATATCCTTTTGGGACGCCTCTAAAGCAGCCGCAGGAGCTGCCTCCACATCAGCAGCGGCGTATTGGTTCATTGCCTGAATCATTCGGATGTGGTTGATTTCGATTTTATCCACTAACCTCGGATCCAGCCTATTCCCTGCCATCTCCTTCAACAGCTTCAGAATCGTTTCAGGATCTGTGTGCCGCAGCATCAGTTTATCCACGGTAGTCCCTAAAGAAATGATCCGCGACTCTAATGGAATCTCTTCTTTCTTCAGTCCTTTTGGAAATCCTTTCCCATCCCATCTTTCATGATGGTAAAGAACCCAATCCGAAAACCGCTCTTTAGGGAACATCGTCTTGACAATTTCCACTGCCTTCTCAGGGTGCGTCCTGAACTCCATTTCTTCGGATAATGTGAAATCCCCGCGCTTTCGAAAGATGGCTTCAGGTAAAAGTGCTTTTCCGATGTCATGGATGATGGCCGCCTGGATTAAATCTGGACGCTTCCGCTTGGGGTAGCCGAAGTCATCGAGCAGCACCTCGCAGATCACCCCAACCCGGTTTCCGTGCCCGGCAATGGCAGGAGCTATCCTCCCTTCAAGCAGCTGAATGAATGCTTTTGAAGAGGAATGCCTGAGGGAAAGCTGCTTCGTATATTCCCTCGAAAAAAAGATAATCACGAGCAGAAATAAAAGAGTGTAAATGACATTGTCAAACAACTCAAAAGTCGATTTTGATGAATACAGCTTTGGGGTGACAATGACGTAAACAAAAATCGGTACGATCAGTTCTGCCAGCTTCTGCTTAAAATTCGTAAACATCTCTCTTCCTGCAACGGATTTCATGATGCCGTCCAAGAGAATGATATTGACGAATTCATATACAAAACCAGTCAGCCCAACCGCCAGCAGTAAATTCCATGAGCTTGTCAGCTTCCAGACCACATAGGCTGCGAGCATCGAGAATGTATACATCCCGATATTGACAAAAAGTTTAAAAATGGGAACTTTAAACGTTCCGCTTCGTTTTATGCCGTACGCCAATAAACCCAATGCTATGGCGATAGAGGCATAAGCAAAGCCAAAATATATTAAAAGAAACAGAAAGCCTATGCTTCCTGCTGAATATTCATCTCCACTTGGTAAATTAACGGGAAACACTTCCAAAATCGTTATGATCAAAAGCATAATGATGAAAATGGTGAATTTCTGTGTATGCAATTGAGTAAGAGCATACAGTAAAATGATAATTCCCATCGAAAACAATGACTTCATATAAAAATTGGCTGTGTTCATGCTGCTTCACCATACTTTACTCCAGGTCCAGAATTACATACAATCATCAAGAAAATTCCAATGCCTACAAAAATGTCACCCGGACTCATAACATAGCGTATGACTGGGATCCAGTCTCCGACTATCCAAAATAGAGAATTCTCCATCAAGGTGTGGCGGGCATCGGTTTCAAAGACGGCATTTTCCTGTCCGGTCATTTGCAGCGCATGTGCATCAACCGGCATCACTCCGCCATGTAGAACAAGCGCCGCCAGATTCAAGACAGCACCCGCTAAAATCCATTTCACTCCGGAGTAGTGCCTGTTTTTCCAAAGCCCGATGATGACTCCGATAAATGTTAATATAAAAATCCATTCCAATTTGTCCCTTGTTGCTGAAGAATAAAAGCTTAAAAATATCTGTATGGCAAAACTTAATACAATAAGAAGAGGCCATTCAAATGAAATATTTCGTATGAACGAAAAAGGATTTCGCTTCAGAAACAAGGTGACAATAAATGCAATTATGACAAAATAAATCATCTAAATGGCCTCCTTTAAAAGATTTGAATTTCTTAGTCTTACCACCAAGGACGGCTGATAACTGGAGCAACGGCTGCTGCAATAACTGCTGCCACTGTCAAAATGTACTTTACGCGTGCTTTCATCTAAAATCACCTCCTTTCAAGTATCGCTTTTCTTCTACAAAATCCGCTTCAAAGTCACCATTGTGATATCATCATTCTGTTCGTTATCTGTATACTCAAGGACGGTTTCTGCAATGGAAGGGATCAAGTCTGCCCAAGAATTGTGCCCGTTGATCAATTCAATGACTTTATCCCGTCCAAACTGCTCGCGGTTGTGATTCATTGCTTCTAAAATGCCATCCGTATATACAACGATATAATCCCCTGGTTCAAGGGAAACTTCGTGCTCCGCATAAATCCTCTCCGGAAGAAAGCCGATCGCAATCCCTTTTGCTGTCAAAAGTTCGCTTGGCAGACTGGTCCGCTTCAATATCGCACTCGGATGTCCTGCAGATGCGTAAGTAAAGGTATGAGTGGATAAATCGTACATCCCGCAGAACAATGTGGCAAAAGACTTCAATAGCTTCAAATCCTCATGAAGGGTTTTGTTTACTTTTCCGAGAAGTTCCGACGGCGTTTCGCATTGCGGTGTCAAGGTCCTGATGGCCGTCCGGAGCATGGCCATCTTCGCAAAGGCCGGGATTCCTTTCCCCATGACGTCGCCAGCAAAAACCCAATACTTCTGCTTCTCTTCCTCATAGACGAAACCATAGTAGTCGCCACCCAGATAATGAGCCGGAATCGAGAGGCCTTTGCATTCGAGCACCTTGCATAAGGGGGCATCGTGTTGAAGTAGCACATCCTGGACAGCCGCTGCTTCTTTTAACTCATCACTTAAACGCGGTGTTTCAATCATGCCGATTTTCACTGCATTTCGTTCAATGGACATTATTTCAACACTTCCTCTAATATTAAAAATGCTCCCATTTCTTCCATGACTTCGTGGACAGCAGGCTGTAAGTTTATAAAAGTAAGAGATCTTCCTTCTTCCTGCCAATCCATGATTTTTCTTAGAACAAAGCCGATCCCGGAAGAGTCGATAAAAGTGACTCCTGAAAAATCCAAGATGCATGTCCGAACGGTGAGTTCATCGATTTTATTCATGACTTCCCCGATTGTAAAAATATCAAGTTCGCCTGAAATGACGATGATGACCTCGTCTCTTTCCCTGCTGTTATCCACTACATTAAACGTCATACAGACCACCCCATTCATTTACGTTTTCCAATGGCCAGTGGGCGATTTTCTATCGGTTTGTTAAAATTACTGAATAATCAGAATTTAAAAAAGCGAATAAAAAAGCCACCTTGAAAAAGGCGGCTTACTATACCGTCTTCTTCGGCAACCCGGCTGCCTTGGCAAAATGAATTTTGCTTTAGGCCCGTGGCTTTGCGTCCCTACCTTTCAATAGGTTTGCCATTATCGGAAAGATTTTCATCTTATGTTATATTACTCTCAATATAGCAGAATGGGACAAAAGTAGCAATAACGTTTTTTAGGTATTTTTCATTATATTTTCCTAAAAAAAAGCCGGGGCAAAATCGATCTTTTTCGCCCTGACTCTATCAATTTACACCCGTGCTAATTTCTCCAATACAAACTTCTCCACAACTTCCGCGACCCCGTCTTCCATGTTGGAAGCTGCAACGTAATCGGCTATATTCTTAATGTCACCCGGGGCATTTCCCATCGCGACGCCAAGTCCTGCAAACTCAATCATCGTCTGGTCGTTATAGCTGTCGCCGACCGCGATCATCTCTTCCCGCTTGATGTCCAATCGACTGATCAAAAAATCAAGGCTCGCTCCCTTGGTCACACCGAGCTCAGTGAACTCCAGAAAAAATGGCTTCGAGCGCATCACACTCAGGTCCCCGTCAAGTTCCGCCTGCAGTTTCTTCTCTACCTCTGCCAAGCGTTCCCCTTCCTCCAGCATCAATGCTTTCACGACCGGTTCACGCACTGCATCTTTAAAGCTAGGCACTACTTTTACCGGCAATCCTGTTAATCTACTTTCAACAGATGCAAATTCATTTTCTTCTTCTACTATAATAGCGCCGTCTGCATAAGTAAGGATCCCTACGCCTTCCCGCTGGCTCAAATCATATAGATGGTGGGCTGTTTCCGGGGACAGCGCCCTGCTGTATATCTCTTCTTTTGTCTTCCAATTGATGATCTTTGAACCATTAAAAGACAATATGAAACTACCATAATCGGCAAGCTTCAACTCTTCCGCTACCCAGACCATACCTTCCGTCGGCCTTCCGGATGCGAGGACAACTTTCACCCCTGCTTCCTGCGCTTGGAGGAGCGCATCCTTCGTCCTCTTAGAAATCGTCTGGTCATCCCGCAGCAATGTATCATCCAAATCCAGCACAATCATTTTATATAACATGTTGTAAAACTCCTTCATGATGTTAAATTTAAATTTCAATGGTTTTGTATCCCTACTATAACACGATAACCCAAGGGACGCAGGGACAGGTTCCTTGTCCCACTTTTTGGGACAGGGAACCTGTCCCTGCGCCCCCAAAAGTGACCTTTGTTTTTATTTTCCAAATAATTATATTAATATAACTTTTAGTAGATTATTCCTTTTTTGTTTTTTACATATATTTATATTTCATTTGTGTTACTATTAATTCCGTTGTATTACAGGTGCGTATGTCCCCGCACAACACGGGCCCGATTTGTAGTAGCGGATTTATGTTAATCTGTTTTGGTAAATATTATTTCAGAATAATGGAGGAATATATAATGAAAAAGTTTTTTAAATTTGGTTGTTTA contains:
- a CDS encoding Cof-type HAD-IIB family hydrolase, with amino-acid sequence MLYKMIVLDLDDTLLRDDQTISKRTKDALLQAQEAGVKVVLASGRPTEGMVWVAEELKLADYGSFILSFNGSKIINWKTKEEIYSRALSPETAHHLYDLSQREGVGILTYADGAIIVEEENEFASVESRLTGLPVKVVPSFKDAVREPVVKALMLEEGERLAEVEKKLQAELDGDLSVMRSKPFFLEFTELGVTKGASLDFLISRLDIKREEMIAVGDSYNDQTMIEFAGLGVAMGNAPGDIKNIADYVAASNMEDGVAEVVEKFVLEKLARV
- a CDS encoding DUF5317 domain-containing protein → MIYFVIIAFIVTLFLKRNPFSFIRNISFEWPLLIVLSFAIQIFLSFYSSATRDKLEWIFILTFIGVIIGLWKNRHYSGVKWILAGAVLNLAALVLHGGVMPVDAHALQMTGQENAVFETDARHTLMENSLFWIVGDWIPVIRYVMSPGDIFVGIGIFLMIVCNSGPGVKYGEAA
- a CDS encoding HD domain-containing phosphohydrolase; this translates as MNTANFYMKSLFSMGIIILLYALTQLHTQKFTIFIIMLLIITILEVFPVNLPSGDEYSAGSIGFLFLLIYFGFAYASIAIALGLLAYGIKRSGTFKVPIFKLFVNIGMYTFSMLAAYVVWKLTSSWNLLLAVGLTGFVYEFVNIILLDGIMKSVAGREMFTNFKQKLAELIVPIFVYVIVTPKLYSSKSTFELFDNVIYTLLFLLVIIFFSREYTKQLSLRHSSSKAFIQLLEGRIAPAIAGHGNRVGVICEVLLDDFGYPKRKRPDLIQAAIIHDIGKALLPEAIFRKRGDFTLSEEMEFRTHPEKAVEIVKTMFPKERFSDWVLYHHERWDGKGFPKGLKKEEIPLESRIISLGTTVDKLMLRHTDPETILKLLKEMAGNRLDPRLVDKIEINHIRMIQAMNQYAAADVEAAPAAALEASQKDILKEDTYSSIGESYFIHFKNGKWESEKKDFPKDFAMELVQSAFDQRKPVHEICQYQDRVLDLHVTSNGVQSAVVFVHDITSHLGYRSRLEEKILESYMDVVRVLSDGKIILYSSKKELEEKLGELQDELAISSNTDVPKSRALIKGVLEARGTEMKSMKVQIAVSEVVTNILKHAAGGRFAVYENEDKLQVFVSDKGSGIPLHEIPKTILVSGYSSKRSLGQGFKMIASYSDQVHMYTSSEGTAILLEYSFSKTLEDSSDAS
- a CDS encoding STAS domain-containing protein, with translation MTFNVVDNSRERDEVIIVISGELDIFTIGEVMNKIDELTVRTCILDFSGVTFIDSSGIGFVLRKIMDWQEEGRSLTFINLQPAVHEVMEEMGAFLILEEVLK
- a CDS encoding PP2C family protein-serine/threonine phosphatase, with product MSIERNAVKIGMIETPRLSDELKEAAAVQDVLLQHDAPLCKVLECKGLSIPAHYLGGDYYGFVYEEEKQKYWVFAGDVMGKGIPAFAKMAMLRTAIRTLTPQCETPSELLGKVNKTLHEDLKLLKSFATLFCGMYDLSTHTFTYASAGHPSAILKRTSLPSELLTAKGIAIGFLPERIYAEHEVSLEPGDYIVVYTDGILEAMNHNREQFGRDKVIELINGHNSWADLIPSIAETVLEYTDNEQNDDITMVTLKRIL